The DNA region GCAACATACTTGCCATCAATACTTCTAACGCTTTATCACGAGCGACAAACTTACCTTCGGCAATGGCTTCTGCTAAATGCTCCATTTCTTCAGCAAATAACGAGGCACCGTGAAACTCCAACATTTGAAGTGTCCCACGGACTTGATGAAGACAACTGATGCAAAAACGAATTTGCGTTACGTCACTATCGTTTTCTGCAAACGCTTCCAAACCTTGACGGGCTTGATCCAAAGATTTATTGATCTCTTTGCGGACCCAGCTTAATGCTAATTGTTCATTGGTATCGGCCATGCCTGCTCCGTCTTACTTCTACTTTAACCGCCAGCGCGTAAATAAGCTTGGCAGTGTTTGGTGGAAACTTTTTCAATTAGCGGGTGTGATAAATTATTTAATTCACCCGGCCCCAAAATAAGTAACCCACCTGGTGCAAGTCGATTCACAAACTGCTTAACGATTTCTTCACGTCGTGCATTTTGGAAGTAAATAAGTACATTCTGACAGTAAATAACGTCATACAGCTGCTTTGGTGCGGACTCTAACTCTTGAACGTTCGCTTGCACAAAACATGTTCTGTGTCTTAATTGATTCTTCACTTGATAATAACCATCGGCCAAACTATCGAAGTACTCTTCAAGCATGATTGCTGGTACGCTCAATAGCTTCCGTTGATGATAGATGCCTTCTCGGGCTTGAGCCAAAGCAGGAAAACTAATGTCAACGCCAGTCAGACCGAAGTAAAAATTTCGTCCTTGCTTGTCTAACGCAGACGTATTCACTTCACTTAATACCATCGCTAGACTGTAAACTTCTTCACCGGTCGAGCAGCCGACGCTCCACACCTGTGCATTCACCGGCTCGCCACTTTCGACCGCAGTCGCTTTAGAAATCAGTTTTTCAACATGATTTCTGACCAAATCCATTGAAGCTTGGTCACGGAAAAACCGTGTTTCGTGAACCGTGAGTAAATCAATTAAGTTAGCCCATTCAAGTGCCGATCCGACGCCTGAGTCGAGACTGTCAAAATAATCTTGATAACGATCAAAGCCGCGTTCGCGCATCCGTTGTGCTAGGTTAGTCACCAAAAACGACTTTCTGTTTTCTGATAACCACACACCGGTTCTTTGTTCTAACAATTGTTGCCAGCGATAGAACTCTTCTGAGTTCATCTCTGGCAATTGTTCGAAGGCAGCCATAATCGTCGTTAGCTATTCGTTGATTAATAGTTCGGTAGCTTGAAACCAGCAACAGAACCACTTAATTCGTCAGCCAGTTCAGCCAGCTTACCGATGCTGCTTGCTGTGTTTAATGTACCTTGCAACGTCTGATTCGTGATTTCCTGGATGACGTTCATCGTATTCGATACATGGCCCGCAGATGCCGCTTGTTGGCGTGCTGCGTTGGATATGTTTTGGATTAATTCCGCCAAACTAGACGATACTCGCTCGATTTCTTCCAGAGCAACACCCGCGTCTTGTGCTAAGCGAGCTCCGCGCACCACCTCAGAGGTAGACGCTTCCATCGAGATTACCGCTTCGTTAGTATCGGTCTGGATCGTTTTAACCAGTGCTTCAATCTGCTTGGTCGCGTTACCAGAACGTTCTGCCAGTCGCTGTACCTCGTCCGCAACAACCGCGAAACCACGACCCGCTTCACCAGCCATCGATGCCTGGATTGCCGCGTTAAGTGCCAGAATGTTTGTTTGTTCAGAGATGTCGTTGATCAGAGATACGATGTCGCCGATTTCTTGCGATGATTCACCCAGACGTTTAATCCGCTTTGATGTTTCTTGTATTTGCTCACGAATCGTGTCCATCCCGCGAATCGTATTACGTACAACTTCGGAACCTTTCTTAGCGATATCAACCGACTTTTCCGCAACCTGGGTAGATTCAGCGGCGTTGGCAGATACCTGTTCAATCGACACTGCCATTTCGTTGATTGCCGCAGAAGCTCCAGTAATTTCTTGTGCCTGGTTTTTCGACGCTTGTGCCAATTCGTTCGAAATGCCTTGCGTTTCTTCCGTCGCACCCGATAGTCGCGAAACCGATTCGTTGATGGTCGATACCAATGAACGCAGTTGGTCAATGGTATAGTTCATCGCATCCGCTATCGCACCCGTGAAGTCTTCGGTTACCGTTGCGTTGGCTGTTAAGTCACCATCTGCCAGACCTTCCATTTCATCCAGAAGTCGAATGATAGCTTGCTGGTTTCTTTCATTTTGTTCTCTTTCTCTGTCGGCCTGTCCACGAACTTGCTGTTCTTGCACTTTATCCGCGCGACGAATTTGCAAACCTAACAATAATAAGAAGATAAGGACTAACGCACCGCCACCAATAGAGAACCAATAATGACCACTGGTGATATCCAATCGGTCGCCGTGTAGACGATAGGCGTCAGCCAATGTTTTAGATTGCTCAAGCAGTTTATTCGAGCGGTCAAATATTCGAGCCGACGCTTGTTGTACAGTAAATAACGCGTCCGTGTTTCTAATTACATATTCAACTCGGTCTTTTACGCCTTGGAACAAAATCGAAATTTCGTCGAGCGCGGCTCGAGCTTCAGCGTTGTTCACTCGATTGATGCCGAGCATGGCATCACCATTTAACATTCCGTCTAATACGCTACCAAAGGTTTCAACGTCTTGACCGAAGTTCTCTGCTGCGATTGCCGCATCTTCACCGCCTTGTAAAACTTTTTGGAAGCTTCGAATAATCCGTTCTGCGAAGAGAAGCTGTCGAGTTGCATAAAACGTTTGTTCGCCAGATGCACCAGAATCTAGCAATATATCGTTTACGGTATTGTACAAGAACTGCATTTGCGGAACCGTTGCAGACAACTCTGACTGAATGTCATAGAGGGTTGTTACCGTTTCTTCTGACGAAAGAATTTTATCGGCATCTGCATTCACTTGATCCCAAGTATTTTTCAGCGTTTGGAATTCTTGATTTGAAATGTAGCTCGGAGTCGCAGCAATTTTTGTCAGTGGGTTATCACCTTGTTCACTCTCTAATTGTCGAATTAGAAAGTCGAACTGGTCAACCGCAGACTTCAGCTGAACGAACGCGTCGACGTTACCACTCGATGCCTCCGAAGCATTTTTTGCAACCTGCTGCGAGAATACCCGCAGATCCTCAGCTTTTTCCGACCAGCTTTGCACGTTATTGCCAGTACGGTAACCCTGATACAGGTTCACAATGGTTAAAATCAGGAACAACCCGAGAAGCCAAATGACTAACCGGGTGGAACTCCCACCTTCTTGATTTTTGTCTTTTACTGGTGCATTCATAGTTTGATTCCCAACTACGTACTTTAAAAATTGTTAAACTGAACTGCGATTTAACTGCGAGCTTTTACAGCGCCACCTTCATAAAATCCGGGTGCTCGGCCAGCGCATAAGGACTGAATACGCGCCATTCGTCGTCACCTCGTTCGAAGCGTCCCGACAAATACGGCAAGATTGCGTCGTCATCATCGACATTAGCAATTCGCTCACTATCCTCAAAATGCTGTAAGCCTAAGACTTCATCGACAACAATCCCGGAGTTGATACCATTGTGGTTAATCACCAACACTCGTTGTTGTCGCATTGACGATGGTACCTTGCGGCCCAAATAGCCATGCAGATCCATGATAGGAAGCAAAGTACCCCGAATATTTGCTACCCCTTTGACCCACGAACGTGCGCCAGGGACTTTCGTGAATTGAGGCATACGAAGAATTTCTGCCACTTCTTTGAGTGGTGCAACGTAACGGCTTTCGTTGAGTCGAAAGCCCACGCCCGTCCAGAATCGACCCGATTGTTCTGAACGCGGAACAGCTGAAGCGCCGCCATAACTGCGCTGTTCGATATCAGCAAGAATTTCAAACGCGAGATTGTGTGTAGCTTCAACCATTCTATGTTTTTAACCTTTCACAAAACTATGACTGATGCAACTCAAACTAACCCTCTAGTACTGAGTTGATTACTTTCATCAAATTACTTTCTTGAACCGGCTTCGTTAGGTAATCTTTTGCGCCTTGACGCATACCCCAAATCTTGTCAGTTTCTTGATCTTTTGTCGTAACAATGATGACTGGAATGTTAGAGGTTTCTGGATCCTTCTTAAGATGGCGTGTCGCTTGAAAGCCATTGAGACCAGGCATCACCACGTCCATTAAGACTAAGTCGGGTTTCTCTGCTTTCGCGACTTCGATACCAGCCTCGCCATTTTCAGCGGTCAATACCTCGTGACCGTGCTTATCTAAAATACTACTGAGAACATGCGTTTCTGTAGGCGAGTCGTCTACGATTAATACGCGAGCCATGAAAAATCCCCCTCTTACTTCAGGAACTGTGTTAATTCTTTACAAGATACTAAGCAGATTGCTTAGCACCACTAACATGTGAGCGAATTGCATTGAGCAACTCATCTCGACTAAACGGTTTTGTCAAATATTGGTCTGACCCGACTATTCTACCTTTCGCCTTATCAAATAGCCCGTCTTTACTCGATAACATAATCACAGGCGTTGATTGAAAAGCTTTGTTGTTCTTAATTAAAGCACAGGTTTGGTAGCCGTCGAGACGCGGCATCATAATATCGACAAAGATAATATCAGGCTTATGGTCCGCAATTTTTGCTAAAGCATCAAAACCATCTGTTGCGGTGACCACTTCGCAACCTACTTTTTTAAGTAATGTTTCTGCGGTGCGACGGATCGTTTTACTGTCGTCGATCACCATTGCTTTTAAGCCTTCGAAGGAATTATCCATTCACATACCCTCATGGGCAGCCAATTGTTTATGGCACCCACTTATATCATTAATTGAGATATATAACCAACTGTTCACCTACTGTGATTCTGTTTTTACCATAAGTGTATGCATTGATCCACTATGATTTTACTTAATATAGAAGAAGTTAGCTAACAAAGCTAAAGTAAAATCCATTAATTTTGGTATGATAAAAACTCACTAGAGAATGAACCCACTGAACGATATACTGCTTGCCGATATCTACCAACAACCATTGTAAGTTTATCGCTGCCAAAAGGCACGCGGAAACTCATATCGAAGCTGGAGTTTAATCATGCCTAATACCGTTGGCGTTGTCATGGATCCCATTTCTGCGATCAATATAAAGAAAGATAGCACTTTTGCCATGCTTCTGGAGGCAAAAGCCCGTAAACATTCACTTTTTTATATCGAAATGCAAAATTTAATGCTTCGAGACGGTAAACCTTTTGCACTATGTCAGCCGTTAGAGGTTTTTGACGATGCAGAGCGATGGTTTGAACTTGGTGAAGCCGAAGAAATTGACTTAGCCGACTTAGACGTAATACTGATGCGTAAAGATCCGCCATTCAATATGGACTTTGTCTATGCGACCTATGTTTTAGAACGAGCCGAAATAGATGGTTGCTTGGTGGTGAACCGACCCGCTAGTTTACGCGACTGTAACGAAAAACTATTTACCGCATGGTTTCCAGAAGTCTGCCCAACGACCTTGGTTGCGAGCCAGTCGAAAGCCATAAAAGACTTCGTAAATCAGCACCAAGATGTCATTTTAAAACCGCTTGATGGAATGGGCGGGGCGTCGATTTTTCGCGTAAAAGCCGATGATCCAAACACCAATGTAATCATCGAAACGCTGACTGGGCATGGTCAACATTTAGCGATGGCGCAAAAGTTTATCCCACAAATCAGTGAAGGCGATAAACGTGTGCTGGTTGTCGGGGGAGAGCCGATTCCCTATACCTTGGCTCGAATTCCGGCAAAAGGTGAAACTCGTGGTAATCTCGCTGCTGGCGGCAGCGGGGTTGCGATGCCAATCACTGAAAAAGAGCGCGAAATCGCTACAATGCTTGGGCCAGAATTAATGCGTCGCGGTTTATATTTTGTTGGATTAGACATCATTGGTGGGCATTTAACAGAAATTAATGTAACCAGCCCGACCTGTATTCGAGAAATTGATGCGGCTTATCAAACCAATATTGCAGGTAAGCTTTGGGATACACTAGAAACGACATTGGCCGAACGGTAACGCTGACAACAACTTGCACTATGAGTAGCAGAAACTATGGCAGCAAAGTCTGTGGCAGTATAAACAGACGCTAAATAAGTTCATGACATTAACGAAGAAGTAGAACGTTATATGATAGAAAACGGTTTAATCAAACAGCAAGGACCAGAAATTCGCGAGTCAGACCGGCTGACTTTTGCTACCGTCATTGCTGTCGCCTTTCATGCCATGTTATTTCTCGGCATTGTCTTTAGCCTGCCCGATGAAAAAAGCCAACCAGCGTCTCCGGTGATGCAAGTCGTGTTGGCGCAGTACCATGCCGTTGAAAAACCAGAAAAAGCCGATTTTATTGGCCAAGATAATCAAGAGGGTGGTGGGCAAGAGGAGTTATTACAAAGCCCTACAACAACGGAGTTGGCCAAAATGCCAGATCCAACCAAACAAGCGTCTATTTCAGCGGCCCAATCAAGCATTCAAGAACAGCAGCAACCGACCCCAGAGGTTCTGACGGGTGTCGCCGACAATAAAGTCTTTTTAGAGACGCAAGTCGATGCCCCAGAACAATCGGAACAACCGTTACTCGACACCGCCACCTTAATTCAAAAAAGCTATGAGCTATCGGGCTTAAATGCTCAGCTCGACCAACAACATCAGCTGGCGTCGAAAAATGTACGAAAAAGACAAGTATCAGCCGCCATTCATCGCTCGAGCGACGCTCTGTATCTTGATACTTGGCGTCGAAAAATCGAAGAGGTCGGTAACCAAAATTACCCACAATTGGCCAAGCAAAAGAAGATCTACGGTGAGTTGATCCTAAAAGTTGCTGTGAACGCCGACGGAACCATTCGAGATATTACAGTGATGAATAGTTCTGGCCATCAAGTGTTAGACCAAGCGGCCATTCAAATTGTTCGACAAGCCGCGCCATTTGCACCGTTTGATGAATCCATTCGAAAAGATACGGACGTTTTGGAGATTGTTCGTTTATGGCAGTTTCAACCTGGGGATGTGGTCTCAACGCGCTAAACCAATCGCATTGAAAACTTGTAATTTTGCCACTTCGGCCCAACAATTAGCTTATGAACGATTTTGTCAGTTTAAAAAACCACTTTTTGATTGCGATGCCAAATTTGGATGACCCCAATTTTTTTCGCAGCGTCACTTTATTGTGCGAACATAATGAAGAAGGCGCGATGGGCATTGTTATCAATCACCCGACTGAAGTCACAACTTCAGAGCTCCTTGATCACCTTGAAATACAAGTAGCACCTGACTTTCACGAGCGTCCCGTTCTCGCTGGAGGTCCGGTTCAAACCGATCGCGGATTTGTTATTCACCACGGCACCAATGCTTGGCAATCGAGCCTTGCCGTAGGAGAACACATTACCATCACCAC from Pleionea litopenaei includes:
- a CDS encoding CheR family methyltransferase, with protein sequence MAAFEQLPEMNSEEFYRWQQLLEQRTGVWLSENRKSFLVTNLAQRMRERGFDRYQDYFDSLDSGVGSALEWANLIDLLTVHETRFFRDQASMDLVRNHVEKLISKATAVESGEPVNAQVWSVGCSTGEEVYSLAMVLSEVNTSALDKQGRNFYFGLTGVDISFPALAQAREGIYHQRKLLSVPAIMLEEYFDSLADGYYQVKNQLRHRTCFVQANVQELESAPKQLYDVIYCQNVLIYFQNARREEIVKQFVNRLAPGGLLILGPGELNNLSHPLIEKVSTKHCQAYLRAGG
- a CDS encoding methyl-accepting chemotaxis protein, coding for MNAPVKDKNQEGGSSTRLVIWLLGLFLILTIVNLYQGYRTGNNVQSWSEKAEDLRVFSQQVAKNASEASSGNVDAFVQLKSAVDQFDFLIRQLESEQGDNPLTKIAATPSYISNQEFQTLKNTWDQVNADADKILSSEETVTTLYDIQSELSATVPQMQFLYNTVNDILLDSGASGEQTFYATRQLLFAERIIRSFQKVLQGGEDAAIAAENFGQDVETFGSVLDGMLNGDAMLGINRVNNAEARAALDEISILFQGVKDRVEYVIRNTDALFTVQQASARIFDRSNKLLEQSKTLADAYRLHGDRLDITSGHYWFSIGGGALVLIFLLLLGLQIRRADKVQEQQVRGQADREREQNERNQQAIIRLLDEMEGLADGDLTANATVTEDFTGAIADAMNYTIDQLRSLVSTINESVSRLSGATEETQGISNELAQASKNQAQEITGASAAINEMAVSIEQVSANAAESTQVAEKSVDIAKKGSEVVRNTIRGMDTIREQIQETSKRIKRLGESSQEIGDIVSLINDISEQTNILALNAAIQASMAGEAGRGFAVVADEVQRLAERSGNATKQIEALVKTIQTDTNEAVISMEASTSEVVRGARLAQDAGVALEEIERVSSSLAELIQNISNAARQQAASAGHVSNTMNVIQEITNQTLQGTLNTASSIGKLAELADELSGSVAGFKLPNY
- a CDS encoding chemotaxis protein CheW; this encodes MVEATHNLAFEILADIEQRSYGGASAVPRSEQSGRFWTGVGFRLNESRYVAPLKEVAEILRMPQFTKVPGARSWVKGVANIRGTLLPIMDLHGYLGRKVPSSMRQQRVLVINHNGINSGIVVDEVLGLQHFEDSERIANVDDDDAILPYLSGRFERGDDEWRVFSPYALAEHPDFMKVAL
- the pilH gene encoding twitching motility response regulator PilH, yielding MARVLIVDDSPTETHVLSSILDKHGHEVLTAENGEAGIEVAKAEKPDLVLMDVVMPGLNGFQATRHLKKDPETSNIPVIIVTTKDQETDKIWGMRQGAKDYLTKPVQESNLMKVINSVLEG
- the pilG gene encoding twitching motility response regulator PilG, with product MDNSFEGLKAMVIDDSKTIRRTAETLLKKVGCEVVTATDGFDALAKIADHKPDIIFVDIMMPRLDGYQTCALIKNNKAFQSTPVIMLSSKDGLFDKAKGRIVGSDQYLTKPFSRDELLNAIRSHVSGAKQSA
- the gshB gene encoding glutathione synthase, which gives rise to MPNTVGVVMDPISAINIKKDSTFAMLLEAKARKHSLFYIEMQNLMLRDGKPFALCQPLEVFDDAERWFELGEAEEIDLADLDVILMRKDPPFNMDFVYATYVLERAEIDGCLVVNRPASLRDCNEKLFTAWFPEVCPTTLVASQSKAIKDFVNQHQDVILKPLDGMGGASIFRVKADDPNTNVIIETLTGHGQHLAMAQKFIPQISEGDKRVLVVGGEPIPYTLARIPAKGETRGNLAAGGSGVAMPITEKEREIATMLGPELMRRGLYFVGLDIIGGHLTEINVTSPTCIREIDAAYQTNIAGKLWDTLETTLAER
- a CDS encoding energy transducer TonB, translated to MIENGLIKQQGPEIRESDRLTFATVIAVAFHAMLFLGIVFSLPDEKSQPASPVMQVVLAQYHAVEKPEKADFIGQDNQEGGGQEELLQSPTTTELAKMPDPTKQASISAAQSSIQEQQQPTPEVLTGVADNKVFLETQVDAPEQSEQPLLDTATLIQKSYELSGLNAQLDQQHQLASKNVRKRQVSAAIHRSSDALYLDTWRRKIEEVGNQNYPQLAKQKKIYGELILKVAVNADGTIRDITVMNSSGHQVLDQAAIQIVRQAAPFAPFDESIRKDTDVLEIVRLWQFQPGDVVSTR
- a CDS encoding YqgE/AlgH family protein codes for the protein MNDFVSLKNHFLIAMPNLDDPNFFRSVTLLCEHNEEGAMGIVINHPTEVTTSELLDHLEIQVAPDFHERPVLAGGPVQTDRGFVIHHGTNAWQSSLAVGEHITITTSQDILEALPQQADLDDAFIALGYAGWGPGQLEAELAENAWLSVPADPSILFATDVAERWQKAAALIGIDISQISSLSGNA